The following are encoded together in the Drosophila biarmipes strain raj3 chromosome 3L, RU_DBia_V1.1, whole genome shotgun sequence genome:
- the LOC108028795 gene encoding glutamate transporter polyphemus-like produces MADKGGYNPYENRNVAKPLSDIGAFFSLLKSVVGTGVLSLPLAFYYAGIINGIVLLILASIMLVHGIQMLIICMVECSRRMQVGYATYPQAMEYSFGQGPKCFRYCSKAGGYFCDGVLGASQFGVCVVYILFVAANIKQVFDFHVVVADLRIYIAVIGLLLIGPFLIRRLKYLVPFNIVATILIYTGFLMMMYYLFVGLPPISERNIVFGPIEKLPLFFGIALFSVTSVGVMLAVESQMVHPQHYLGWFGVIVWAIVIVLFSYIFFGIMGYWRYGDQVADSISLNIPTNEVLAQVSKTFIAIAIFLSYPLAGYVVIDIIMNHYWNKSGELKHAVLKENVLRVALVLLTTTTGIIAPNLGPLLSLVGALTISLLNLVFPALIEICLFYPPEYNYGKLKWKLVKDIFYVIIGLVILVQGTIFSIMNMVKEWGGGHEATNSATDGTTTGDTTTTGNITTLLTTAMAVTNEPTQAPAFRFL; encoded by the exons ATGGCGGATAAAGG AGGCTATAATCCTTACGAAAACCGAAATGTGGCTAAGCCGTTGTC AGATATTGGTGCTTTTTTCTCCCTACTCAAGAGCGTGGTGGGAACTGGAGTGTTGTCCCTTCCCTTGGCCTTTTACTACGCAGGCATCATCAATGGCATTGTCCTGCTCATTTTGGCCAGTATAATGCTAGTTCACGGCATCCAGATGCTG ATTATTTGCATGGTGGAGTGCTCCCGGCGGATGCAGGTCGGCTATGCCACCTATCCACAGGCCATGGAGTACTCCTTTGGCCAGGGACCCAAGTGCTTCAGGTACTGCTCAAAGGCGGGAGGATACTTCTGCGATGGAGTGCTGGGAGCTTCGCAATTCGGCGTCTGCGTCGTCTACATTCTCTTCGTGGCCGCCAACATAAAACAAGTCTTTGACTTCCACGTGGTAGTGGCCGACTTGAGAATCTATATAGCTGTTATCGGACTCCTCCTGATAGGCCCATTCCTTATACGACGACTGAAGTACCTGGTGCCCTTCAATATAGTGGCCACCATTCTCATTTACACCGGCTTTCTTATGATGATGTACTACCTCTTCGTGGGACTGCCTCCGATATCGGAACGCAATATAGTGTTTGGCCCCATAGAGAAGCTGCCCTTGTTCTTTGGCATCGCCCTGTTCTCGGTCACCTCCGTGGGAGTG ATGCTGGCCGTCGAATCCCAGATGGTCCATCCACAACATTACCTTGGTTGGTTTGGGGTAATCGTTTGGGCCATTGTGATAGtcttattttcttatattttctttgggaTCATGGGCTACTGGCGCTATGGGGACCAAGTTGCTGATAGCATCTCACTCAATATTCCGACAAACGAAGT ACTTGCTCAGGTTTCCAAAACTTTCATAGCCATTGCCATTTTCCTGTCGTATCCCTTGGCCGGCTATGTGGTGATCGACATAATAATGAACCACTACTGGAACAAGAGTGGCGAGCTGAAGCACGCGGTGCTGAAGGAGAATGTCCTCCGGGTTGCGCTTGTGCTGCTCACCACCACAACTGGCATCATTGCCCCGAATCTGGGTCCCCTGCTGTCGCTGGTCGGAGCTCTCACCATATCGCTGTTGAACCTGGTGTTTCCCGCCCTGATAGAGATCTGCTTGTTCTATCCGCCGGAGTATAACTACGGCAAGCTGAAGTGGAAGCTGGTAAAGGACATTTTTTACGTAATCATTGGCCTCGTTATTCTGGTGCAAGGCACCATCTTCTCCATAATGAATATGGTCAAGGAGTGGGGCGGTGGACACGAGGCGACGAATAGCGCCACCGATGGAACCACCACTGGGGACACCACAACTACCGGGAATATCACCACTCTGCTCACCACAGCCATGGCAGTTACAAACGAACCCACCCAGGCACCTGCCTTCAGGTTCCTGTAA
- the LOC108028794 gene encoding glutamate transporter polyphemus-like, with product MADKGGYNPYENRIVAKPISDFGAFISLLKSVVGTGVLSLPLAFYYAGIINGIVLLILASIMLVHGIQMLIICMVECSRRMQVGYTTYPQAMEYSFGQGPKCFRYCSKAGGYFCDGVLGASQFGVCVVYIVFVSVNFKQLIDFYWGVADIRIYVTAVGLLAIGPFLIRSLKYLIPFNIVATILIYTGFLMMMYYLFVGLPPISERNIVFGPTEKLPLFFGIALFSVTSVGVMLAVESQMAHPQHYLGWFGVIVWAIVIVLISYIFFGIMGYWRYGDQTADSVSLNIPTDEVIAQVSKAFIAMAIFLSYPLAGYVVIDIIMNHYWNKSGELKHAVLKELILRVVMVILTTITGILAPNLGPLLSLVGALTISLLNLVFPALIEICLFYPPEYNYGKLKWKLVKDIFYVIIGLVILVQGTVFSIMNMVKEWGGKSEATTGGTDGTTTVDTTTTGNITTLLTTAIAAPNEPTQEPALRFL from the exons ATGGCCGATAAAGG AGGCTATAACCCTTACGAAAATCGAATTGTGGCTAAGCCGATATC cGATTTCGGGGCTTTCATTTCGCTGCTCAAGAGCGTGGTGGGAACTGGAGTTTTGTCCCTTCCCTTGGCCTTTTACTACGCAGGCATCATCAACGGCATTGTCCTGCTCATTTTAGCCAGTATAATGCTGGTTCACGGCATTCAGATGTTG ATTATTTGCATGGTGGAGTGCTCCCGACGGATGCAGGTCGGCTATACCACCTATCCACAGGCGATGGAGTACTCCTTCGGCCAGGGTCCCAAGTGCTTCAGGTACTGCTCCAAGGCGGGAGGATACTTCTGCGATGGAGTGCTGGGAGCTTCGCAATTCGGCGTCTGCGTCGTTTACATCGTCTTTGTGTCAGTCAACTTCAAGCAGCTCATAGACTTTTACTGGGGAGTGGCTGACATAAGGATCTATGTAACCGCTGTCGGACTCCTCGCGATAGGCCCGTTCCTGATACGGTCTCTCAAGTACCTGATACCCTTCAATATAGTGGCCACCATTCTCATTTACACCGGCTTTCTTATGATGATGTACTACCTGTTCGTGGGTCTGCCTCCGATATCGGAACGCAATATAGTGTTTGGCCCCACAGAGAAGCTGCCCTTGTTCTTTGGCATCGCCCTGTTCTCGGTCACCTCCGTGGGAGTG ATGCTGGCCGTCGAATCCCAGATGGCGCATCCACAACATTACCTCGGTTGGTTTGGGGTAATCGTTTGGGCCATTGTAAtagttttaatttcttatattttctttgggaTCATGGGCTACTGGCGTTATGGTGATCAAACTGCGGATAGTGTCTCACTCAATATTCCCACAGATGAAGT AATCGCCCAGGTTTCCAAGGCCTTTATTGCCATGGCCATTTTCCTGTCGTATCCCTTGGCCGGCTATGTGGTGATCGACATAATAATGAACCACTACTGGAACAAGAGTGGAGAGCTGAAGCACGCGGTCTTGAAAGAGCTCATCCTCCGGGTGGTTATGGTGATACTGACCACCATAACTGGCATTCTTGCCCCGAATCTGGGTCCCCTGCTGTCGCTGGTCGGAGCTCTCACCATATCGCTGTTGAACCTGGTGTTTCCCGCCCTGATCGAGATCTGCCTGTTCTACCCACCAGAGTATAACTACGGCAAGCTGAAGTGGAAGCTGGTAAAggatattttttatgtaatcATTGGCCTGGTTATTCTGGTGCAAGGCACCGTCTTCTCCATAATGAATATGGTCAAGGAGTGGGGCGGTAAGAGCGAGGCGACAACTGGGGGCACGGATGGAACCACTACAGTGGACACCACAACTACCGGGAATATCACCACCTTGCTGACCACAGCCATTGCAGCTCCCAATGAACCCACTCAGGAACCCGCTTTGAGATTTCTATAA